The Leptospira brenneri genomic sequence GCATAACGGGAATATAGAATAAAACCCTGACTCATACTTTTGACAGGCTGCAGAACAGAGGAGATATCGAGTCCATTGTGAAAATGATCCTTTCTCGATTCCCCAAAAGTACTTGTGATGAGAGCAGGCAAATCTAAACCCTGGATGGGCCAAACAAACTCGGGTTTTGATTCGGATACAGGTTCCTCTGCGAAAATAAAACTTGCCAAGAGACTCAATACTACAACAATACTTCTCATGTTTAGAGAAGTATCCAGGCGGGTTCCTTTTTAGGAAAGTAGATAATGAAACTCACTTCTCATACAAACGAAGAAATTCTGGAAATTGTAAAGGCCTGCGGTGCGGGTGACGAAAAGTCTCTCCAAACTTTTTTTGATATTTATTCGCAGGATATCTACAACTTCCCCATCCGCGTTTTTCACCTCAGTGAAGATGATGCATCCGATTATTATATTTACGCCTTCGAACGATTGAAAACAGGAAAACGTTTCAAAAGTTTTGTGGGAAAATCTAGTTTCAAAACCTGGTTTTTTTCTGTTCTCCGGAATTTACTCATTGATTGGCAGCGCACAAAAAGAGAAGTCAAAACTCAATCTGTCTCTAAAGTCAATAAAGACGGGAAAGAATACAGTACCATCGAAGACGAACCAGACAAAAGGTCAGAGGCTTTGGCTCTCGCTGTGGATGTTTCCGACCAGTTTCATTCTGTATTATCCACAATCAAAATTGAGAACCGTGTTGTATTCAAATTGTCCTTTGTTTATTATCTCCACTTAGATCCGGAAGAGATCAAATTCGTCGCGGAAAAAACAGATCGTACTGAAGAAGAAATTCGTATCGAAGTTTTAAGACTTCGAGAGGAACTTTCGAACCGCGAAGAAGAAAACTTAAAAATGGAAGATAAAATTACTTCTTTGTATTTGAATATTCTGGATTTAAAGGAACAAAAAAAATCCAAAGCTCAAGGTGATTCTGTAGAAGCGCTCTATTATAAAGAACGTTTGGACCATGCCCTTGCCAAAAAGTACGAACAGAGAAAAAAACTCATCGAGAAAAAGCAGAAGGGACATTTTCTCGTTCGCACCCCTTACCGTGAAATTGCCCGAATTTTAGGGATTTCCGAAGGTGGGGTGAGCGTAACCTTACTCCGAGTTCTCGAAAAAATGCAAAAAAAAATGCATTCTTTGGCTGGCGAGGCCTGATTTCCTTCGTCATATTTTTACAGGGTGGAATTTGACATGGAAAATCAGGGTTTTAACGCAAACGTTCTGGAGCTAGCCAGAGGACTTTTTGTCCGAGGTGAATTTCCGAGTGAGGATGAGTTGCAAAGTCATCCTGATCTCCAAGAAGCCTATTTATACTGTGAGGAAGTTTTTTTTGCAAGCCTACGAGGGGAGACGGTTTCTAGCCACTCTTTCGCAGAGACTTGGGATTTGGCCAAAGCAGAACTTACCTTAAAACAATCACCAATCCCTCTACCTGAATTTTTAAAAGAATATACTCGTAAAAATCTAACTCTACCGGAAAAAAAAGACAGTCTTATCGTTCGTCTGACACAGTCAGGAATCCGGGTGATTGATAGTCTTGTGGAATCTCTACAAATCAAAGAGAGTTTTGAGTTTGCTCCTTCCATGCGATCAGCTTCTGCTGAGGTTCGGTCAGGTGATGCCAACTCTGTTATCTTTGAGGAAACCACTAGCGAAGACCAAAAGTTTTACTACCAAATTGTAAAAGAAAACCAAGGTGAGGTCTATCTTTCTGTCAAAGCAGAGGGAACTCCTGTTTTCCAACAAGTCAACTTGCGTCGAGAAGGAAGGTTTATTCTTTCCAGCAAAATCAATTTAGAAGGTAGCGCCAGTTTTTCGGGGTTAGTCCCAGGTAGTTACACAATTGAGTTTGTGGGTTCAGGCCAATCAAAATCGTTTGACTTGTCTATCCTTCTTGGATAGTTTCATGGGAGCATGCTCTCCCTGATCATAGATAGAGTTGGTAACGTTAATATCTTCAATGTTTTAGAAGATAATCTCCCTGTAGAAGAATCCCACATACAATCCACGTTAGACGACGACCTTATTTTTGAATATTTAGGGGAAGTGGAGAGACTCGTTCATGTTTCTCAGTCTGTTCTTTCCAATCCCAACCAAATTTTAAATGCAGATATCCTACAAGACTTGAAAGTGTTAGGTGAAACTTTTTACCAACAGTTTTTTCCTCTTTCCATCATCGAAAAATTAAAAAATACAACCCGACATAGTATCCATTTTAATATTGATCCGGCTCTTGCTCTCATTCCTTGGGAACTCTTACATGACGGTGCTAGTTTTCTTTCCGATAAATTTCGAATTGGTAAAACCATTCGTGGGGGACTACACCGTCCCACTCGACACGAAAACCGAAAGATCAAAATGCTCATCATTGCCGATCCCACAGAGGACCTTCCACATGCACAAAAGGAAGGAGAGGTTTTGTTTTCTGTACTCAGTCAAAAAGTTCCAACCCATCTTTTGGAATTAGAGTTTATCGGTGGGAAACAAGTCACCAAACTTAAGTTACTGTCTCTTATCAAAGACAAACATATCATTCATTATTCGGGGCATTTACATTTTTCGGATGATTCATTGGAAAATGGTTGGTTGTTATCTGACGGAAAGGTTTTAAAAGCAAGAGAAATCAAATCAACTGGAATCGATACAGATTTGGTTTTTTCCAATTCTTGTATGTCTGCAAAATCAACGGTTAAAAAATTAAACACAAATATCATGAACCAATATGCAGGAGCTTTTTTAACTGCAGGGATCAAAACCTTTGTGGGCACGAATTGGGAAATCTTAGACAACGAAAGAACCATCGATTTTACAGTAAGGTTTTATACTTTTCTCTTTTCTGATAAATCTGTAGGTGAGTCTTTGTTTTTGTCTAAGGAGTTTGCCAGAAGAAACTATCATGCAAATGATTTAACCTGGGCAAATTATGCTTTGTATGGAAATCCGGATTTTTCGATGTTTGTAAAAGAAAGAAGGAATTTTCATTCTACGAAAATTCTAAACCCGACCACTGTTTTAGAATTTTATCCCACACCAATCGCAGTTGCCTATTCAAAGTTTATCAATTCTCATAAATCAAAATCCATTGGGAAAAATAATATTCTAAATTTAGCTAAGTTGTTCGAAGCAATTAGCCAAGTTGTTGGTATGATGGTTTTTAGTGATCATGCCGCACATGCCATGAATAAATCCATTCCCAATAACCCTGATGATGCTGTCTCTCTTCGTAAGTGGTGGGAATTGGTATATGGTTGTGTTTGGGACTTCCAAAAGTTAAAAATCTCTAGTATTTTAGAACTCGCATTGCCTGTTTTACACGAACAAAAAGAAACTATTTTTAAAATCGTTGGTTGGATGAAAGCTTGGGAACGAGAGGAGATCAAAGAAGAAGAGATCGAATCCTACCAAATCATTTTGCAATTCTTTTTGGAAAACATGTTACTTGAGTTCTCGGAACTCGAACGAGTGAGTATTCTTTTGGTTTCTGAAAATCAAAACCCACATTTCTACTTTAAAGGAACCAAACCAACTTATTTGTTTCCGTCCTCTCCAGGTACCAAAGACAAATTACAGGAACAATTTTATAAACACAAAGGAAACCTTGTGCTCGTACATGAAAGTCGTAAGGTAGTCATTCCTTTTCCAACTTACTTTAAAGAACGAAAAGAAACTGGAGAATTAGAACTTGTGTTTAACGGCCTTATGCCATTTGTATCGGGAGCCAAGCAGAGTTGAGTTTATGCCATCCCGATCTAGGTAATGTATCTTGTGGGGCTTGTTGTGGATTATTCAATTTAAAACTACAACCAAAAGAATTTAAAACATTATTATTAGAAAGAACTGAAGAATTTCAATCCACCGTTAATTTTGAAGTTCGACATAGTTTTCCCATTTTTCGTAAAAACAGAGAAACCAAAGAAACCCATATCCCTAAAAAAGATGATATGACTTACAACTGTCCTTTTTTGGGTTATGTAGATACCAGCAAACAGAGAATAGGTTGTATGATTCATCCTATTTTTACGGGAGATCCTAAAAGCCAAAATTTTTCTTTTTACGGAGCCTCTATCTGTCAGGCTTATGATTGTAAAAATAAAGAAAGTGCTTTGGCAGATTTATGGGAGTCTCTTTTTGTCGAAATGGCAAAGGATTCGGTTGAGTATTCTTTTTTATCTGCTGATCATATCTTTGTCGGTGCTTTGGAAAAATTTTTCCAGTTCTCTGGTCTTAACATGGAAAAAGTATTCCAAGACTTAAGATTGGAAATGGTTGATCTATTTCGTACAAGACTTATATCTTCAAAAGAAAAAAACCTTACTTCCTTTGAAATCAACTATGAAAACTTTTCTGATTTAGAGGTGGTAGAAACTTATTTCACAAATGAGTTAGGTGAGTTTTGGAACGAGTGGCGAATGAGGATTCACTAAAAAAATCCCGGATAGTTGTACGTATCCGGGTTTTGATTAGAAATTAAATTTGATTAAGCTTTAGTTGTAACAGATGCTACTTTTGCTTTTGCATCAGCCACAACAGTGTTAGCTTTTCCAACTAAAGTGTCGATTTGAGAAATCCCTTCTTGAAGGTATTTTCGAAGGTTTACAGAAACTTCGCTTTGGTCTTGAGCACCTTTAGCAGCTAGGTTTTGGAATCCAGCGTTGATATCGGAAAAAGCTTTTTCAGCTTCGATTTTTGCAGTATTCACTGCGCCTAGGATGAAGTTTAATCCGTCTTTTACTTGTTGTTCCATTTTCATTTCCCCTTTTTCGGTTCTTATTTTGTGCATCGCACCACTTCTTTTTGTGCGCTGCACATGAATCTGTCAACCTGTTTTTTCATTTTTTTTCGGCACTGTACCAAAAAAATGGATAGATGCCTCATCCGGAATTTTTACCCATCCAGTGGAAATCCACTCATTTAGAACTTCTCGACCAGCGAATTCTCCCAGGGAAAAAGGAATTTCTAAAACTGACCACAGCGGAAGAAACCATCATTGCTATCCGAGAAATGGCTGTTAGGGGGGCGCCTGCAATTGCCATCACAGGGGTTTTTGGTTTGGCTTTGGGCGCCAAATCTATGTCAGGCTTAGTCAGTTCAAAAGAGGTGGAAACCTTACTTTCTTCTATTTTGGAATCCAGACCCACTGCAGTGAATTTGAGTTATGCCATTCGAGAAGCTAAGAAAAGAGTTCAGGAAATCACAGACTGGAACCAAATTGCAAAAATTTGGGAAAACTTTGGGCTTGAAATGATGAAAGAAGATCTAGCAGCCAATAAAGCATTAGGCGAAAATGGAGTTTCCCTTTTTTCTAAAAACCAATCTGAATTTCATATCATCACTCATTGTAATACGGGAGCTCTCGCAACGGCTGGGCATGGCACTGCACTTGGAGTGATTCGGAGTTTACGTGATGCCGGAAAAAAAGTCGTTGTGTATGCGGATGAAACAAGACCTTTTTTGCAAGGATCTAGACTTACTGCTTTTGAAATGATAGAAGAGGGAATTGAGTGTTATATCATTACGGATGGAATGAGTGGATGGCTCATGAACCATCGTAAAATTGATGCCGTAGTGGTTGGTTGTGATCGGGTCGCTGCCAATGGAGACACTGCAAATAAAATTGGAACATATAATTTGGGGATTGTTGCTAAAGAACATGGTGTACCTTTTTATGTTTGCGCCACAAAAGATAGTTTTGATTTGAATTTAAAAACTGGTGACGAAATTCCCATCGAAATGCGTAAAGAATCAGAAGTCACACAGTTTGATTTTTTGAAATCTGCAGATGGAAATTATTTATTTCCAGAAGGGAAAACCTCTCCAATCGGAGCTCGGGCACTCAACCCATCCTTTGATGTGACTAAGTCTCATTTAATAAAAAACTTCATCACAGAATTTGGATGTTTTCCTCCAAATGAGATTTCCCTTCGTCTAAAGTCTGTATGACGGAAAAAGTTATTTTAGGTGGTGGTTGTTTTTGGTGTACGGAGGCTGTGTATCTTCGGATTCCGGGGATCTTGTCTGTAAAATCTGGATATGCGGGTGGTTCGACAAAAAATCCTACATACAAAGAGATTTGCACTGGAACTACAGGTCATGCAGAAGTCATCGAAATAGAATTTGATCCTGAAGTGATTACTTATTCTAAAATTTTAGAAATCTTTTGGGCCTCTCATGACCCAACAACTCTCAATAGGCAAGGAAATGATGTAGGGACTCAATACCGATCTGTTATTTTCTATTTGGATGAAAAACAAAAAGAACTAGCTGTGGAGTCCAAAAGAAAACATGCATTTATGTTTCCAGATCCAATCGTAACAGAAATTTCTCCCGCACCAGAGTTTTATCCTGCGGAAGATTATCATCAAAACTATTTCAGTTTAAATCCACAAAATCCCTATTGTCATTATGTGATTTTTCCCAAACTCAAGAAGTTGGGATTGAATTTGTAACTACGTTTAGGTGATTATTTCCCTTTAAAAGCAGTTAACATTGCTTTTTCTTGGTTAGGGAAAAAGTTCATGACGAAGGCCGTTTGGGCTTTGGTGATTTTTTCCACTTGTCTTCTATACTTAATGACAGCCCCTGGGTGTGCAGTGTTACGAACCACAACTTTTACATTGTCTTGGTTGTAACGAGCACCTTTCAGTTCTTCTATTTTAGCTCTAAGTAATTCAACAGTTTTACTTTTTTTCTGATAAGCATCAAAGATCTCTTTGAACTTTTCTTTTCTTGCA encodes the following:
- a CDS encoding sigma-70 family RNA polymerase sigma factor; this translates as MKLTSHTNEEILEIVKACGAGDEKSLQTFFDIYSQDIYNFPIRVFHLSEDDASDYYIYAFERLKTGKRFKSFVGKSSFKTWFFSVLRNLLIDWQRTKREVKTQSVSKVNKDGKEYSTIEDEPDKRSEALALAVDVSDQFHSVLSTIKIENRVVFKLSFVYYLHLDPEEIKFVAEKTDRTEEEIRIEVLRLREELSNREEENLKMEDKITSLYLNILDLKEQKKSKAQGDSVEALYYKERLDHALAKKYEQRKKLIEKKQKGHFLVRTPYREIARILGISEGGVSVTLLRVLEKMQKKMHSLAGEA
- a CDS encoding CHAT domain-containing protein produces the protein MLSLIIDRVGNVNIFNVLEDNLPVEESHIQSTLDDDLIFEYLGEVERLVHVSQSVLSNPNQILNADILQDLKVLGETFYQQFFPLSIIEKLKNTTRHSIHFNIDPALALIPWELLHDGASFLSDKFRIGKTIRGGLHRPTRHENRKIKMLIIADPTEDLPHAQKEGEVLFSVLSQKVPTHLLELEFIGGKQVTKLKLLSLIKDKHIIHYSGHLHFSDDSLENGWLLSDGKVLKAREIKSTGIDTDLVFSNSCMSAKSTVKKLNTNIMNQYAGAFLTAGIKTFVGTNWEILDNERTIDFTVRFYTFLFSDKSVGESLFLSKEFARRNYHANDLTWANYALYGNPDFSMFVKERRNFHSTKILNPTTVLEFYPTPIAVAYSKFINSHKSKSIGKNNILNLAKLFEAISQVVGMMVFSDHAAHAMNKSIPNNPDDAVSLRKWWELVYGCVWDFQKLKISSILELALPVLHEQKETIFKIVGWMKAWEREEIKEEEIESYQIILQFFLENMLLEFSELERVSILLVSENQNPHFYFKGTKPTYLFPSSPGTKDKLQEQFYKHKGNLVLVHESRKVVIPFPTYFKERKETGELELVFNGLMPFVSGAKQS
- a CDS encoding sigma-54 down-regulated protein is translated as MEQQVKDGLNFILGAVNTAKIEAEKAFSDINAGFQNLAAKGAQDQSEVSVNLRKYLQEGISQIDTLVGKANTVVADAKAKVASVTTKA
- the mtnA gene encoding S-methyl-5-thioribose-1-phosphate isomerase, which produces MPHPEFLPIQWKSTHLELLDQRILPGKKEFLKLTTAEETIIAIREMAVRGAPAIAITGVFGLALGAKSMSGLVSSKEVETLLSSILESRPTAVNLSYAIREAKKRVQEITDWNQIAKIWENFGLEMMKEDLAANKALGENGVSLFSKNQSEFHIITHCNTGALATAGHGTALGVIRSLRDAGKKVVVYADETRPFLQGSRLTAFEMIEEGIECYIITDGMSGWLMNHRKIDAVVVGCDRVAANGDTANKIGTYNLGIVAKEHGVPFYVCATKDSFDLNLKTGDEIPIEMRKESEVTQFDFLKSADGNYLFPEGKTSPIGARALNPSFDVTKSHLIKNFITEFGCFPPNEISLRLKSV
- the msrA gene encoding peptide-methionine (S)-S-oxide reductase MsrA, giving the protein MTEKVILGGGCFWCTEAVYLRIPGILSVKSGYAGGSTKNPTYKEICTGTTGHAEVIEIEFDPEVITYSKILEIFWASHDPTTLNRQGNDVGTQYRSVIFYLDEKQKELAVESKRKHAFMFPDPIVTEISPAPEFYPAEDYHQNYFSLNPQNPYCHYVIFPKLKKLGLNL